The Apostichopus japonicus isolate 1M-3 chromosome 20, ASM3797524v1, whole genome shotgun sequence genome contains a region encoding:
- the LOC139961154 gene encoding dnaJ homolog subfamily B member 9-like, with protein sequence MKCPSSCHFAVFCLGTVIFVKVVQSSKGNYYSLLGVEKTASDKEIKRAFRKLAVKYHPDKNKEPGAEEQFVEIAEAYEVLSDPEKRRQYDQVGHNNFMNNGQQSAGGSHSGDFKNSFKFDEFFRNFDDSFRAFKTHKNTRQRNSHHQHRQNVRGRFSFDYDFWDDVNGDYELFDNLFENGFGNGFHFEMPSFSFGSDIHNMHKKHRHPHNARPETRGSFQQNSHFTSSSSSSRSSTTCRTVTQRVGNTVTTFTDCS encoded by the exons ATGAAGTGCCCAAGTAGCTGCCACTTTGCAGTTTTCTGCCTTGGAACTGTAATATTTGTGAAAGTTGTTCAAAGTTCCAAAGGAAACTACTATTCCCTGTTAGGTGTGGAAAAGACAGCCAGTGACAAAGAGATCAAACGTGCCTTTAGAAAGTTAGCAGTTAAATACCATCCAGATAAGAACAAAGAACCAGGAGCAGAAGAACAATTTGTGGAGATTGCTGAAG CTTATGAGGTACTGTCAGATCCAGAGAAACGGAGACAGTACGACCAAGTCGGACACAACAACTTTATGAACAATGGACAACAGAGTGCAGGTGGAAGCCACTCCGGAGActttaaaaacagttttaaatttGACGAATTTTTCAGAAACTTTGACGATAGTTTCCGAGCTTTTAAAACACATAAAAACACAAGGCAGAGAAACAGTCACCATCAACATCGCCAGAATGTACGAGGAAGATTTTCTTTTGATTATGACTTTTGGGATGACGTGAACGGCGATTATGAACTCTTTGATAATCTGTTTGAGAACGGTTTTGGCAATGGCTTCCATTTTGAAATGCCGTCTTTCAGCTTTGGCTCAGATATACACAATATGCATAAGAAACATAGACATCCTCACAATGCTAGACCAGAGACAAGGGGATCGTTTCAACAG aATTCCCATTTTACATCCTCAAGTAGCTCTTCCA